The genome window GGTGTGGCTTCCTCCTCATCTTCCACAGGGGTATCGGTACTGCGCATGTCGTTCATATCGGCATTGCCCAGCGCGCGGTAGGTCTGTTGCATCAGAACAATAGCAAATGCCGCAACCCCAAAACTGATGACGATGGCGGTGAGGATGAGGGCTTGTGGCACAGGGTCGGCATAGGGCGGAGTGAGGGCATTATTGCCCGGGGAAATCAGCGGCGGGTGCGCTGGTACCAGCCTGCCAGCGGTGAAGATGATCAGGTTGACCGCGTTGCTGATCATCAACAATCCAATCAGCACCCGTACCAGACTGCGCCTCAGCATCATGAACAATCCGCCTCCGAACAGCACACCAGCGGTGATGGCAAGTAAGACGTTCATCGTTCCTCCTCCGCAAGGTTCAGCAGGATGTGCAGGCAGACCCCAATGACCACCAGATACACCCCGATATCGAAGATAAAGGGAGTTCCCAGTTTGCCAATCACGGGTAGAGGTTGTTTGATCCAGAGCCCCGTCATGAAGGGCATGCCCATGAACACGGCAGGAAGTCCGCTGAGTACGGCGATGGACAGCCCCAGGGCGATGAGTTTATCGGGAGACAGGGGCAAGAGCGCCCGTGCGGCATTGGGCGATTCGGCAATGGCATACAGAATGAAGGATGCCGCGGCGACCAGCCCGCCGACAAACCCGCCGCCGACTTCATTGTGTCCACGGATGAGCAGGAAAATGGAAAAGATGAGCAACAAAGGCATCAGATAAGACACGGCAACCTGTAGAAGCATGGAACGGGCTTTCATTCGGCTTCCTCCTTTTCCGGGGTGCGGATGGCTTCGCTTTTTCCGCTCAGTTTCAGCAGGGCAAATACGCCAATCCCCGCCAGTGCCAGCACGGTGATTTCGCCCAGTGTGTCAAAGCCGCGGAAATCCACCAGAATCACATTGACCACGTTTTTGCCCTGCGCCAGTTTCAAACTGTTCTCCGCATAGAAAGGTGTAACCAGCGAGTCGTGCGGGACTGCCGAAATGCTCAACACCAGCACGGTGACCAGCACACCGGCGGCAACCGAAACCAACACATCCAACACCGCCGTACGTCCCCCACGGGTGCGGGTGAATTGCGGCAGGCGGTAAATGACCAGAACAAACAGAATCACCGAAAGGGTTTCAATGGTGAATTGCACCATGGCAAGGTCAGGGGCAGAA of Anaerolinea thermophila UNI-1 contains these proteins:
- a CDS encoding NADH-quinone oxidoreductase subunit K, yielding MNVLLAITAGVLFGGGLFMMLRRSLVRVLIGLLMISNAVNLIIFTAGRLVPAHPPLISPGNNALTPPYADPVPQALILTAIVISFGVAAFAIVLMQQTYRALGNADMNDMRSTDTPVEDEEEATP
- a CDS encoding Na+/H+ antiporter subunit B encodes the protein MKARSMLLQVAVSYLMPLLLIFSIFLLIRGHNEVGGGFVGGLVAAASFILYAIAESPNAARALLPLSPDKLIALGLSIAVLSGLPAVFMGMPFMTGLWIKQPLPVIGKLGTPFIFDIGVYLVVIGVCLHILLNLAEEER